Proteins from a genomic interval of Sphingomonas sp. Y38-1Y:
- a CDS encoding cupin-like domain-containing protein — MTQIFDDGARATFDTLYPEKPGKLTHQLVGHKLFELESLVDLAQRMRPVDVEQNLANLPIGVDPDSVRDNGLSFADTIRSIEENGSWMVLKFVEQDPAYKALMDEVLDEIAPLAAPSTGPMLKREAFIFVSSPNAVTPFHFDPEHNILLQLRGQKTMTVFDPADHDVVKPQAHEAFHRGAHRNLPFDQAIADRGQPITITPGEAIYVPVKAPHWVQNGPATSVSFSITWRSEWSYREQYAHNLNAMMRDVGLSPSAPKRYPSQNLAKSTAYRAIAKARRITGIDKSN, encoded by the coding sequence ATGACGCAGATCTTTGACGACGGCGCGCGCGCGACCTTCGACACGCTGTATCCCGAGAAGCCGGGCAAGCTGACCCACCAACTCGTCGGCCACAAGCTGTTCGAGCTCGAGTCGCTCGTCGACCTTGCCCAGCGGATGCGGCCGGTCGATGTCGAACAGAACCTCGCCAACCTGCCGATCGGCGTTGATCCCGACAGCGTCCGCGACAACGGCCTGTCCTTCGCCGACACGATCCGGTCCATCGAAGAGAACGGGTCGTGGATGGTACTCAAGTTCGTCGAGCAGGATCCGGCCTACAAGGCGCTGATGGACGAGGTGCTGGACGAGATCGCGCCGCTCGCCGCGCCGTCGACGGGACCGATGCTGAAGCGGGAGGCGTTCATCTTCGTCTCCTCGCCGAATGCCGTGACGCCGTTCCACTTCGATCCCGAGCACAACATCCTGCTGCAACTGCGCGGGCAGAAGACGATGACGGTTTTCGATCCGGCCGATCACGACGTCGTCAAGCCGCAGGCGCACGAGGCGTTCCACCGCGGCGCCCACCGCAACCTGCCCTTCGATCAGGCGATCGCCGATCGCGGACAGCCGATCACGATCACGCCGGGCGAGGCGATCTATGTCCCCGTCAAGGCGCCGCACTGGGTGCAAAATGGCCCGGCGACATCGGTCTCCTTCTCGATCACCTGGCGGTCGGAGTGGAGCTATCGCGAGCAATACGCGCACAATCTCAACGCGATGATGCGCGATGTCGGCCTGTCGCCCTCCGCGCCCAAGCGGTATCCGTCGCAGAACCTGGCAAAATCGACGGCCTACCGAGCGATCGCCAAGGCAAGGCGGATCACGGGGATCGACAAGTCGAACTGA
- the queF gene encoding preQ(1) synthase, which yields MTPKHLGQTSALPASPDEAELDYVPNPRPRSLYCVRFAAPEFTSLCPVTGQPDFAHLVIDYAPGETIVESKSLKLFLGSFRNHAAFHEDCTVGIGERLFREMAPQWLRIGGYWYPRGGIPIDVFWQSGTVPTGLWVPDQGVAGYRGRG from the coding sequence ATGACCCCCAAGCATCTCGGCCAGACCAGCGCCCTGCCCGCCAGCCCCGACGAAGCAGAGCTCGACTATGTTCCCAATCCGCGCCCCCGGTCCTTGTACTGTGTGCGGTTCGCGGCGCCCGAATTCACTTCGCTCTGTCCGGTGACGGGTCAGCCCGATTTCGCGCATCTCGTCATCGACTATGCGCCAGGTGAAACGATCGTCGAATCCAAGTCGCTGAAGCTGTTCCTCGGCAGCTTTCGCAACCATGCCGCGTTCCACGAGGATTGCACCGTCGGCATCGGCGAGCGGCTGTTCCGCGAAATGGCGCCGCAATGGCTGCGCATCGGCGGCTACTGGTACCCGCGCGGCGGCATTCCGATCGACGTGTTTTGGCAATCCGGGACGGTCCCGACTGGGCTTTGGGTGCCCGATCAGGGGGTTGCGGGGTACCGCGGACGCGGCTGA
- the metC gene encoding cystathionine beta-lyase, whose amino-acid sequence MTDPIDPAAPIADATRVVQGGRRSEWTGGIVNPPVWRASTILYDSVEDLRTNARRDTHHRLFYGRRGTPTQWSLADALTELEPGAEATMLYPSGVAAIATALLAVLSPGDELLVPDSAYDPTRSLASGLLKRMGITTRFYDPMVGAGIAELIGPATRAIFMESPGSLTFEVQDVPAIVAAAKARGIVTLLDNTWATPLLFRAIERGVDYTILACTKYVVGHSDVMLGSVTAGPGRLEALRTATYQLGQCVSPDDAWLGSRGLRTMKLRIDEQGRSALAIAEWLKGRPEVARVLHPALPDCPGHEVFARDFAGASGLFSVVLKGGGDAGRIALIDGLRHFGIGYSWGGYESLVIPIDPQFYRTATKWDAEGPMIRLQIGLEDTGDLIADLEAGLARFSAA is encoded by the coding sequence ATGACCGATCCCATCGACCCCGCCGCCCCGATCGCCGACGCCACCCGCGTGGTCCAGGGCGGGCGGCGGAGCGAGTGGACGGGGGGGATCGTCAATCCGCCGGTCTGGCGTGCATCGACGATCCTCTACGACAGCGTCGAGGATCTGCGCACCAACGCCCGCCGCGACACGCACCACCGCCTGTTCTATGGCCGGCGGGGCACGCCGACGCAGTGGAGCCTCGCCGACGCGCTGACCGAGCTGGAGCCGGGCGCAGAGGCGACGATGCTCTATCCCTCCGGCGTGGCGGCGATCGCGACCGCATTGCTGGCGGTGCTGTCGCCGGGCGACGAGCTGCTGGTGCCCGACAGCGCCTATGATCCGACGCGCTCGCTCGCCAGCGGGCTGCTGAAGCGGATGGGGATCACCACGCGCTTCTACGATCCGATGGTCGGCGCCGGCATCGCCGAGCTGATCGGCCCCGCCACCCGCGCGATCTTCATGGAGAGCCCCGGCAGCCTGACCTTCGAGGTTCAGGACGTGCCCGCGATCGTCGCCGCGGCGAAGGCGCGCGGGATCGTGACGTTGCTCGACAACACCTGGGCGACGCCGCTCCTGTTCCGCGCGATCGAGCGGGGCGTGGACTACACGATCCTTGCCTGCACCAAATACGTCGTCGGGCATTCGGACGTCATGCTCGGGTCGGTGACCGCGGGGCCGGGGCGGCTGGAGGCGCTGCGCACGGCCACCTATCAGCTCGGCCAGTGCGTCAGTCCCGACGACGCCTGGCTCGGCAGCCGTGGGCTGCGCACGATGAAGCTTCGCATCGACGAGCAGGGGCGTTCGGCGCTCGCCATCGCCGAATGGTTGAAGGGTCGGCCGGAGGTTGCGCGCGTGCTTCATCCGGCGTTGCCGGACTGTCCGGGGCATGAGGTCTTCGCACGCGACTTTGCCGGCGCATCGGGGTTGTTCAGCGTGGTGCTGAAGGGCGGCGGCGATGCGGGCCGCATCGCGCTGATCGACGGCCTTCGTCACTTCGGCATCGGTTACAGCTGGGGTGGTTACGAGAGCCTGGTCATCCCGATCGACCCACAATTCTATCGAACCGCGACGAAGTGGGACGCGGAGGGACCGATGATCCGGCTCCAGATCGGGCTGGAAGATACCGGCGACCTGATCGCGGACCTGGAGGCAGGACTGGCGCGATTTAGCGCGGCCTGA
- the ctrA gene encoding response regulator transcription factor CtrA, which produces MRVLLIEDEPTTAKAIELMLGTEGFNVYSTDLGEEGLDLGKLYDYDIILLDLNLPDMHGYDVLKKLRVARVQTPVLILSGVAEMDSKVRSFGFGADDYVTKPFHREELIARIHAVVRRSKGHSQSVIKTGKLAVNLDAKTVEVDGARVHLTGKEYAMLELLSLRKGTTLTKEMFLNHLYGGMDEPELKIIDVFICKLRKKLSMATEGDNYIETVWGRGYVLRDPEEAREAQVA; this is translated from the coding sequence ATGCGCGTACTGCTGATCGAGGACGAGCCTACCACTGCCAAGGCGATCGAGCTGATGCTCGGGACCGAGGGTTTCAACGTCTATTCGACCGACCTGGGCGAAGAGGGTTTGGACCTTGGCAAGCTCTATGACTACGACATCATCCTGCTCGACCTGAACCTGCCCGACATGCACGGGTACGACGTGCTCAAGAAGCTGCGCGTCGCCCGGGTGCAGACGCCGGTGTTGATCCTGTCGGGCGTTGCCGAAATGGATTCGAAGGTGCGCAGCTTCGGCTTCGGCGCCGACGATTACGTCACCAAGCCCTTCCACCGCGAGGAACTGATCGCGCGCATCCACGCCGTGGTCCGCCGCTCCAAGGGGCATTCGCAGTCGGTCATCAAGACCGGCAAGCTGGCGGTCAACCTGGATGCCAAGACGGTCGAGGTCGATGGCGCCCGCGTGCACCTGACCGGCAAGGAATATGCGATGCTGGAGCTGCTCTCGCTCCGCAAGGGCACGACGCTGACCAAGGAAATGTTCCTGAACCACCTTTATGGCGGAATGGACGAGCCCGAGCTCAAGATCATCGACGTCTTCATCTGCAAGCTTCGCAAGAAGCTGTCGATGGCGACCGAGGGCGACAACTATATCGAGACCGTCTGGGGTCGCGGCTATGTGCTGCGCGATCCGGAGGAAGCGCGCGAGGCGCAGGTCGCCTGA
- the sseA gene encoding 3-mercaptopyruvate sulfurtransferase: MDSLVSTDWLEAELGSGDLRVVDATWFMPGQGDAAADHERAHVPGAVFLDLEDVRDTSSALPMMLPAAEKFASRMQSLGLGDGSRIVLYDNSPYRTAARAWFMLKTFGAHDVAILDGGFAKWLAEDRSVESGKASVRHRHFTPWEDRGHVRDLSAMKANLDSGAEQMVDARSASRFSGEEPDPRAGTAAGHIPGSRNLPIARLFNPDGTYKSKDELRAAFEAAGVDVERPVVTTCGSGVTASVLAFALHLLGQKAALYDGSWSEWGAEADTPKATAA, from the coding sequence ATGGATTCGCTCGTTTCGACCGACTGGCTGGAAGCGGAACTGGGGAGCGGCGACCTGCGCGTCGTCGATGCCACCTGGTTCATGCCCGGACAGGGCGATGCCGCCGCCGATCATGAGCGCGCGCACGTCCCCGGCGCGGTGTTTCTGGACCTGGAGGACGTGCGTGACACGTCCAGCGCCCTGCCGATGATGCTGCCCGCGGCCGAGAAGTTCGCCAGCCGGATGCAGTCGCTGGGCCTTGGCGACGGCAGCCGCATCGTCCTCTACGACAACTCGCCCTATCGCACCGCCGCGCGCGCATGGTTCATGCTCAAGACGTTCGGGGCGCACGACGTCGCGATCCTCGACGGCGGCTTTGCCAAGTGGCTGGCCGAGGACCGGTCGGTCGAGAGCGGCAAGGCGAGCGTCCGCCACCGCCACTTCACGCCGTGGGAGGATCGCGGCCATGTGCGCGACCTGTCGGCGATGAAGGCCAATCTGGACAGCGGCGCCGAGCAGATGGTCGACGCGCGCTCCGCCTCGCGCTTCTCGGGCGAGGAGCCCGATCCGCGCGCGGGGACGGCGGCGGGGCACATCCCGGGCTCCAGGAACCTGCCGATCGCGCGGCTGTTTAATCCCGACGGCACCTACAAGTCGAAGGACGAGCTGCGCGCCGCGTTCGAGGCGGCGGGCGTGGACGTCGAGCGGCCGGTGGTCACCACCTGCGGCTCTGGCGTGACCGCATCGGTGCTCGCTTTCGCGCTGCATCTTCTGGGGCAGAAGGCCGCGCTCTACGACGGCAGTTGGTCCGAATGGGGCGCAGAGGCGGACACACCAAAAGCGACGGCCGCCTAA
- a CDS encoding GNAT family N-acetyltransferase, producing the protein MEAALYHQAIKGSDAVPLAPSAPASARLLTLAELDAVHGAAWDECVRHAAEPNPFAERWFVMASARHLADPATVHAVAAFRGDRLIGLMPIARESRYYRIPVPTLANWVHANAFLGMPLLRAGDEAAAWREILAVLDRTPGIPPLLHLTSIVEDGAAHRALIGVAARSIATVLRHERALLQSALTPTAYYEATVRKKKRKELKRLANRLAELGLVETRRFGAGDDLAEWIAAFLALEASGWKGREGSALGNDDGKRGFFAEALAGAHDAGRLELLRMSVGERTIAMLVNFLCAPGSASFKIAYDEDYARFSPGVLIQIENYDILDAPGIDWMDSCAAANHPMIDSLWAERRGIIRLTLPLGGARGRLAFAAARAVERGWAAIKARRAPPSSQPRTNDDDADL; encoded by the coding sequence GTGGAGGCGGCACTGTACCATCAGGCGATCAAAGGCAGCGACGCGGTCCCGCTGGCGCCCTCCGCGCCGGCCTCCGCGCGTCTGCTCACGCTGGCCGAGCTCGACGCGGTTCATGGCGCAGCGTGGGACGAGTGCGTCCGCCACGCCGCCGAACCAAACCCCTTTGCCGAGCGCTGGTTCGTGATGGCGTCAGCCCGCCACCTCGCCGATCCGGCGACGGTGCATGCAGTGGCGGCGTTCCGCGGTGACCGGCTGATCGGGCTGATGCCGATCGCGCGCGAAAGCCGCTACTACCGTATTCCCGTCCCCACGCTCGCCAACTGGGTCCACGCCAACGCGTTCCTCGGCATGCCGCTGCTCCGGGCGGGCGATGAGGCGGCAGCATGGCGCGAGATACTGGCGGTGCTCGATCGCACGCCGGGCATCCCGCCTCTCCTCCATCTCACCTCGATCGTCGAGGATGGCGCCGCTCACCGTGCACTGATCGGCGTCGCCGCTCGCTCGATCGCGACCGTCCTCCGCCACGAACGCGCGCTGCTGCAGAGCGCACTGACGCCGACTGCCTATTACGAAGCCACCGTCCGCAAGAAGAAGCGCAAGGAGCTGAAGCGGCTCGCCAATCGCCTCGCCGAGCTCGGGCTGGTCGAGACGCGGCGGTTCGGTGCGGGTGACGATCTCGCCGAGTGGATCGCAGCCTTCCTCGCGCTCGAGGCATCGGGATGGAAGGGCCGCGAGGGATCCGCGCTCGGCAATGACGACGGCAAGCGCGGCTTCTTTGCGGAGGCGCTGGCGGGCGCGCACGATGCCGGCCGACTCGAACTCTTGCGCATGAGCGTCGGCGAGCGGACGATCGCGATGCTCGTCAACTTCCTCTGCGCGCCGGGCAGCGCATCGTTCAAGATCGCCTATGACGAGGATTATGCGCGCTTCTCGCCCGGCGTGCTCATCCAGATCGAGAATTACGACATCCTGGATGCGCCCGGCATCGATTGGATGGACAGCTGCGCGGCCGCCAACCATCCGATGATCGACAGCCTTTGGGCCGAGCGGCGCGGCATCATCCGCCTGACGCTCCCCCTGGGTGGCGCGCGCGGGCGCCTCGCCTTTGCCGCCGCGCGCGCGGTCGAGCGCGGTTGGGCCGCGATCAAGGCGCGCCGCGCTCCCCCTTCTTCCCAACCACGGACGAACGACGATGACGCAGATCTTTGA
- a CDS encoding RluA family pseudouridine synthase has product MALPDLADRVLFIDGEALILDKPAGLPVDEPRDRSPSVESMLDTLTFGFKRAPLPVHRLDRDTSGCLLLSRNPKAHKRFQQAFEGGLVGKRYLAVLSGVPAEAKGTVDLPLAKVSTAETGWRMVPDPRGKRAVTHYEVLRVETGRALVAFVPETGRTHQIRVHAANGIGLPIVGDPHYGRGERGGMLLHAHRLSLPRDGKAPIEAEAPLPERFAAAGFGEG; this is encoded by the coding sequence ATGGCCCTCCCCGATCTTGCCGACCGCGTACTGTTCATCGATGGCGAGGCGCTGATCCTCGACAAGCCCGCGGGGCTGCCCGTCGACGAACCGCGCGACCGCTCACCGAGCGTCGAATCGATGCTGGATACGCTGACCTTCGGCTTCAAGCGTGCGCCCCTTCCCGTCCATCGGCTCGACCGCGACACCAGCGGCTGCCTGCTCCTGTCGCGCAACCCCAAGGCGCACAAGCGGTTCCAGCAAGCATTCGAGGGCGGGCTGGTCGGCAAGCGCTATCTGGCCGTGCTTTCGGGCGTTCCGGCGGAAGCGAAAGGTACGGTCGACCTGCCGCTCGCCAAGGTGTCGACCGCGGAGACAGGCTGGCGCATGGTCCCCGATCCGCGCGGCAAGCGGGCGGTCACGCATTACGAAGTGCTGCGAGTGGAAACCGGCCGCGCGCTCGTCGCCTTCGTGCCGGAGACGGGACGCACGCACCAGATCCGCGTCCACGCCGCAAACGGCATCGGCCTTCCGATCGTCGGCGACCCGCATTATGGCCGCGGCGAGCGGGGCGGGATGCTGCTCCACGCGCATCGCCTGTCGCTTCCTCGCGACGGCAAGGCGCCGATCGAGGCGGAGGCGCCGCTGCCCGAGCGCTTCGCCGCCGCGGGCTTCGGCGAAGGCTAG
- a CDS encoding LysR family transcriptional regulator, with product MALPDFEAWAIFACVVDHRSFSGAAQSLGLSKATVSKAISRLEARLGTALFHRTSRRLTLTDSGRSLAEHAQRILAEGQAAEEQALESAQAPTGLVRVAAPMTFGVRHVAPALADFMSEHPGIEIELALSDARVDIVAEGIDIALRIADLPDSSLRARRLSAVSSHVVASPAYLARAGTPTHPAQLAEHPCFGYTNIANPTWLFQGPGGEVAAVRATGPIATNNGEAMIPALLAGIGIARLPDFIVDRELATGDLVAILPGWRAPPVALHLLTPPSPRRPARVELLIAWFTERFRNICEREGKHADSRITAP from the coding sequence ATGGCGCTGCCCGATTTCGAGGCCTGGGCGATCTTCGCCTGCGTGGTCGATCATCGCAGCTTCAGCGGCGCCGCCCAGTCGCTCGGCCTCAGCAAGGCCACCGTGTCGAAGGCGATCAGCCGGCTGGAGGCGCGGCTGGGCACCGCGCTGTTCCACCGCACCTCGCGTCGGCTGACGCTGACCGACAGCGGCCGGTCGCTCGCCGAACATGCGCAGCGCATCCTGGCCGAGGGACAGGCGGCGGAGGAGCAGGCGCTGGAGAGCGCGCAGGCGCCGACCGGCCTGGTCCGCGTCGCCGCGCCGATGACGTTCGGCGTCCGTCACGTCGCGCCCGCGCTCGCCGACTTCATGTCCGAGCATCCCGGGATCGAGATCGAACTCGCGTTGTCGGACGCGCGGGTCGACATCGTCGCCGAGGGGATCGACATTGCGCTGCGCATTGCCGACCTGCCCGACAGCTCGCTTCGGGCACGGCGGCTGTCGGCGGTCAGCTCGCACGTCGTTGCCAGCCCCGCCTATCTCGCCCGCGCGGGCACGCCGACGCATCCGGCGCAGCTCGCCGAGCATCCTTGCTTCGGGTACACCAACATCGCCAACCCGACCTGGCTGTTCCAGGGTCCGGGCGGCGAAGTCGCGGCTGTCCGAGCGACGGGCCCGATCGCCACCAACAATGGCGAGGCGATGATCCCCGCCCTGCTCGCCGGCATCGGCATCGCCCGCCTGCCCGACTTCATCGTCGATCGCGAGCTTGCCACCGGCGACCTGGTCGCGATCCTGCCCGGATGGCGCGCGCCGCCGGTCGCGCTCCATCTGCTCACCCCGCCCAGCCCGCGCCGTCCGGCACGCGTGGAATTGCTGATCGCCTGGTTTACCGAACGCTTCCGTAACATTTGCGAACGAGAAGGTAAGCACGCCGACTCGAGGATTACCGCGCCTTAG
- a CDS encoding cryptochrome/photolyase family protein → MTILIPILGDQLSDDIASLKGVDKGDASILMMEVGEEATYVRHHVRKIAFLFSAMRHHAARLRDAGWKVDYVKLDDPDNEGSFSAEVARAVERLKPDRIIVTEAGEWRVRGMLESWQDRFDCDVEIRADTRFVASHAEFEAWAEDRKSLRMEFFYREMRRKTCLLMDGDKPEGGQWNYDAENRKPPPADARPPAPLTFEPDKITAAVLKLVKARFDNHVGRLDDFGFAVTREDALKQQAHFIRHHLPKFGDYQDAMVTGEPYLWHAILSPYLNCGLLDPLDLCRAVEKAYKAGRVPLNAAEGFIRQIIGWREFVRGIYWREGPDYTSRNFFNAKRDLPDFYWTGETDMQCLSQAIGGTINHAYAHHIQRLMVTGNYALLIGADPEQVQRWYLEVYADAYEWVEAPNTLGMSQFGDGGLLASKPYASSGAYINRMSDYCGKCRYDVKKRVGENACPFNALYWDFLARNRGKLGNNQRLAMPYRNWDRMAEATQKAVRKQAASYLRALGGGPASS, encoded by the coding sequence GTGACAATCCTGATCCCGATCCTGGGCGATCAGCTTTCCGACGACATCGCTTCGCTGAAGGGCGTCGACAAGGGCGATGCCAGCATCCTGATGATGGAGGTGGGGGAGGAGGCGACCTATGTCCGCCACCACGTCCGCAAGATCGCCTTCCTGTTCTCGGCGATGCGCCACCATGCCGCGCGGCTGCGCGACGCGGGGTGGAAGGTCGACTACGTCAAGCTCGACGATCCGGATAACGAGGGCAGCTTCTCGGCGGAGGTGGCGCGTGCGGTCGAGCGGCTGAAGCCCGATCGCATCATCGTCACCGAAGCGGGCGAATGGCGCGTTCGCGGCATGCTCGAAAGCTGGCAGGATCGGTTCGACTGCGACGTCGAGATCCGCGCCGACACGCGCTTCGTCGCCAGCCATGCCGAGTTCGAGGCATGGGCCGAGGATCGCAAGTCGCTCCGCATGGAGTTCTTCTATCGCGAGATGCGGCGGAAGACCTGCCTCCTGATGGACGGCGACAAGCCCGAGGGCGGGCAGTGGAATTACGACGCCGAGAACCGCAAGCCACCACCGGCCGACGCCCGCCCGCCGGCGCCGCTGACATTCGAGCCCGACAAGATCACCGCGGCCGTGCTCAAGCTCGTCAAGGCGCGGTTCGACAACCATGTCGGCCGCCTCGACGATTTCGGCTTCGCGGTGACGCGCGAGGATGCACTGAAACAGCAGGCGCATTTCATTAGGCATCACCTGCCCAAGTTCGGCGACTATCAGGACGCGATGGTGACGGGCGAGCCGTACCTTTGGCACGCGATCCTCTCGCCCTATCTCAACTGCGGGCTGCTCGACCCGCTCGATCTCTGCCGGGCAGTCGAGAAGGCGTACAAGGCGGGCAGGGTGCCGCTGAACGCCGCCGAGGGGTTCATCCGCCAGATCATCGGCTGGCGCGAATTCGTGCGCGGCATCTACTGGCGCGAAGGGCCGGACTATACCAGCCGCAACTTCTTCAATGCCAAGCGCGACCTGCCCGACTTTTACTGGACGGGCGAAACGGACATGCAGTGCCTGTCGCAGGCGATCGGCGGGACGATCAACCATGCCTATGCCCATCACATCCAGCGGCTGATGGTGACGGGCAACTATGCGCTGCTGATCGGTGCCGATCCCGAACAGGTGCAGCGCTGGTATCTGGAGGTCTATGCCGACGCCTATGAATGGGTGGAGGCGCCCAACACGCTGGGCATGAGCCAGTTCGGCGACGGCGGGCTGCTCGCGTCGAAGCCCTATGCCTCGTCCGGCGCGTACATCAATCGAATGTCCGATTACTGCGGCAAGTGCCGCTATGACGTCAAAAAGCGGGTGGGCGAAAACGCCTGTCCGTTCAACGCGCTGTATTGGGACTTCCTGGCCCGCAATCGCGGCAAGCTCGGCAACAATCAGCGGCTGGCCATGCCGTACCGGAATTGGGACCGGATGGCCGAGGCGACGCAAAAGGCGGTGCGCAAGCAGGCGGCATCGTACCTTCGAGCGCTTGGCGGGGGACCGGCTTCTTCGTAG
- a CDS encoding glycosyltransferase family 4 protein, with protein sequence MSTLEGAKAQQINHLALIGNYLPRQCGIATFTTHCHQAMAARYPDLRVDVYAMDDHPGRYDYPEAVTATIPQHDLSAYLSTARAIEASGAEVLWVQHEYGIFGGSAGDHLLALLDRVSLPVIVTLHTILERPSAEERRVMEALLRRASKVIVMAEKGREILMRVHAADPRSIVTIPHGVPDRPFLDPDSVKARFGWQGRRVIFTFGLLAPNKGIETMIAAMPAIVAAEPRAHYVVLGATHPNLVAHEGEAYRERLIAQAAELGVADRVELIDGFVDEPALLDYLQASDIYATPYHNPAQITSGTLSFAVGMGKPVVSTPYVHATEILADEHGVLVDFGDKDGFASAIGGLLADDGARMALATRAYARGRTMLWPCLAEGVMKAAEGVAGARLHRIATNAGEFAPLAPDLAAVERMSDATGMLQHSIYSIPDRRHGYCIDDNARALILMCRIDPIDDVVRDKWTSIYASFVQYAWNPDRRRFRNFMRFDRSWCEDEGSEDSNGRTLWALGVAATEAREQKHRDWAAAMFDQTGSLALELGSPRAQAFAMLGAAAMREGHPNHPIATRILETFGEQLVALCEANRRPDWQWFEIVLAYDNARLPEALIRAGHALGRQDFIACGIETLEWIVSRQTSPEGRFRAVGTESFGREYAEPLPFDQQPLEAQATVEACVAAYEATGEQRWVEEATRAYRWYLGGNDLGLPLATAQDGGCFDGLQPTGLNRNQGAESILALQLANCAISTLSKATANLADPPRIVVA encoded by the coding sequence ATGTCGACGCTTGAGGGAGCGAAGGCGCAGCAGATCAATCATCTGGCGCTGATCGGCAACTACCTTCCCCGCCAGTGCGGGATCGCGACGTTCACGACGCATTGTCATCAGGCGATGGCCGCGCGCTATCCCGACCTTCGCGTCGACGTCTATGCGATGGACGACCACCCCGGCCGCTATGACTATCCGGAGGCAGTGACTGCGACGATCCCGCAGCACGACCTGTCGGCCTATCTGTCGACGGCGCGCGCGATCGAGGCGTCGGGCGCCGAGGTGCTATGGGTCCAGCACGAATACGGCATTTTCGGCGGGTCGGCGGGCGACCATCTGCTCGCGCTGCTCGATCGTGTCTCGCTGCCCGTCATCGTCACGCTCCACACCATCCTGGAGCGTCCGAGCGCGGAGGAGCGCCGCGTGATGGAGGCGCTCCTGCGCCGCGCGAGCAAGGTGATCGTGATGGCGGAGAAGGGCCGCGAGATCCTGATGCGCGTCCATGCCGCCGACCCGCGCAGCATTGTCACCATTCCGCACGGCGTCCCCGATCGCCCGTTCCTCGACCCCGACAGCGTCAAGGCGCGGTTCGGCTGGCAGGGTCGCCGCGTCATCTTCACCTTCGGCCTGCTCGCACCCAATAAGGGCATCGAGACGATGATCGCGGCGATGCCGGCGATCGTCGCCGCCGAACCGCGCGCGCACTATGTCGTGCTCGGCGCCACCCACCCGAACCTCGTCGCGCACGAGGGTGAGGCGTATCGCGAGCGCCTGATCGCTCAGGCCGCGGAGCTCGGCGTCGCCGACCGTGTCGAGCTGATCGACGGCTTCGTCGACGAGCCGGCGCTGCTCGACTACCTCCAGGCGTCGGACATCTATGCGACGCCGTACCACAACCCGGCGCAGATCACGTCGGGCACGCTGAGCTTCGCGGTGGGCATGGGCAAGCCGGTCGTATCGACCCCCTATGTCCATGCGACCGAGATCCTGGCCGACGAGCATGGCGTTCTGGTCGACTTCGGCGACAAGGACGGGTTCGCCTCCGCAATCGGGGGGCTCCTTGCCGACGACGGCGCGCGGATGGCACTGGCGACGCGGGCCTACGCCCGCGGCCGCACGATGCTCTGGCCCTGCCTGGCCGAGGGCGTGATGAAGGCGGCGGAGGGCGTCGCCGGCGCGCGCCTTCACCGCATCGCGACCAACGCCGGCGAGTTCGCGCCGCTCGCCCCCGACCTCGCCGCCGTCGAGCGGATGAGCGATGCCACCGGCATGCTCCAGCATTCGATCTACTCGATCCCCGATCGCCGCCACGGCTATTGCATTGACGACAATGCCCGCGCGCTGATCCTGATGTGCCGCATCGATCCGATCGACGATGTCGTGCGCGACAAGTGGACGAGCATCTATGCCTCGTTCGTCCAGTACGCCTGGAACCCCGACCGCCGCCGCTTCCGCAACTTCATGCGCTTCGACCGTAGCTGGTGCGAGGACGAAGGATCGGAGGATTCGAACGGCCGTACGCTCTGGGCGCTCGGCGTCGCCGCGACCGAGGCGCGCGAGCAGAAGCACCGCGACTGGGCGGCGGCGATGTTCGATCAGACCGGCAGCCTGGCGCTCGAACTCGGCAGCCCGCGAGCGCAGGCGTTCGCGATGCTCGGCGCCGCCGCGATGCGCGAGGGGCACCCCAATCACCCGATCGCGACGCGCATCCTGGAGACGTTCGGCGAGCAGCTCGTAGCGCTGTGCGAAGCCAATCGCCGGCCCGACTGGCAGTGGTTCGAGATCGTCCTTGCCTATGACAATGCGCGCCTGCCGGAGGCGCTGATCCGCGCCGGGCATGCATTGGGCCGCCAGGATTTCATCGCCTGCGGTATCGAGACGCTCGAATGGATCGTCTCGCGCCAAACCTCGCCCGAGGGGCGGTTCCGCGCCGTCGGCACCGAGAGTTTCGGCCGCGAATATGCCGAGCCCCTGCCCTTCGACCAGCAGCCGCTGGAAGCACAGGCAACGGTGGAGGCATGCGTCGCCGCTTACGAGGCGACGGGCGAACAGCGCTGGGTCGAGGAAGCGACACGCGCCTATCGCTGGTATTTGGGCGGCAACGATCTGGGCCTGCCGCTGGCGACGGCGCAGGATGGCGGCTGCTTCGACGGCCTTCAGCCCACCGGGCTCAACCGGAACCAGGGCGCGGAGTCGATTTTGGCGCTTCAACTCGCCAATTGCGCCATTTCCACCCTTTCAAAGGCCACTGCAAATCTGGCAGACCCGCCGCGCATCGTCGTCGCATAA